A section of the Methanococcus vannielii SB genome encodes:
- a CDS encoding class III signal peptide-containing protein has protein sequence MKFLEKLSSNKGQVSMEIGILVAAAVAVAAIAAYFYAKNVRESQVDTGQQASSTTSTLTDIAGKATGNLTNIITFTP, from the coding sequence ATGAAATTTTTAGAAAAACTCTCCTCAAATAAAGGTCAGGTTTCAATGGAAATCGGTATCTTAGTTGCAGCAGCAGTAGCAGTTGCAGCAATTGCAGCATACTTTTATGCGAAAAATGTTAGGGAATCACAAGTTGACACAGGTCAACAAGCTAGTAGTACAACAAGTACTTTAACGGATATTGCAGGAAAGGCAACAGGTAATTTAACTAATATTATTACCTTTACACCTTAA
- a CDS encoding AtpZ/AtpI family protein: protein MFGKMIDLAFEIVLPIAFGIIIGYILKNAYSNNCFVLIGFFIGIVIAAFRFYRFMKKHQTQLKSKKAKKKVLI from the coding sequence ATGTTTGGAAAAATGATAGACCTTGCTTTTGAAATAGTTCTTCCGATAGCCTTTGGAATTATAATAGGTTATATACTTAAGAATGCATATAGTAACAACTGCTTTGTATTAATTGGATTTTTTATAGGAATAGTTATAGCTGCATTTAGATTCTATAGATTTATGAAGAAACACCAAACGCAGTTGAAAAGTAAAAAAGCGAAGAAAAAAGTTTTAATTTAA
- a CDS encoding RNA-guided pseudouridylation complex pseudouridine synthase subunit Cbf5 yields the protein MILELIVKEESKTNYEHGCEPYKRDIKTLLNTGVVVIDKPSGPTSHEVSAWVRNMLKLEKAGHGGTLDPKVTGALPIALGGATKCVSIWHIPPKEYVCLMQLHDDAKLEDIKRVFNEFTGRIHQRPPLKAAVKRNLRIRKIYEIEILEHFERKVLFKTRCQSGTYIRTLVSDVGEALGTSAHMQELRRTISGPFNENEAVYLQDLLDAYIFWKEDGNEEELRKLVKPLEYGLQYLKKVVIKDSAVDAVCHGAQLYASGISKIEKGIGTDELVLIETLKGEAVAVGKPLMNTKDMLKAEEDVVVDIERVIMETGIYPRMWKKRNKQGKPTPKKIDAVKKDVNKGLNKDEKKDIKKNQLKI from the coding sequence ATGATTTTGGAATTAATCGTAAAAGAAGAGTCAAAGACAAATTATGAACATGGTTGTGAGCCATATAAACGAGATATTAAAACGCTTTTAAATACTGGCGTTGTTGTAATTGATAAACCATCTGGCCCAACGTCTCATGAAGTTTCTGCATGGGTTAGAAACATGTTAAAATTAGAAAAAGCAGGCCACGGCGGAACTCTTGACCCAAAAGTTACAGGGGCACTCCCAATTGCTTTAGGGGGTGCAACAAAGTGCGTATCAATTTGGCATATTCCCCCAAAAGAATACGTCTGTTTAATGCAGTTACACGACGATGCTAAATTGGAAGATATAAAAAGAGTTTTTAATGAATTTACTGGAAGAATTCACCAAAGGCCTCCTTTAAAAGCTGCTGTAAAGAGAAATTTAAGAATTAGAAAAATTTATGAAATTGAAATTTTAGAGCACTTTGAAAGAAAAGTACTTTTTAAAACAAGATGCCAATCTGGAACATACATTAGAACACTTGTAAGTGATGTAGGAGAAGCTTTAGGGACTTCTGCACACATGCAGGAACTTAGAAGAACCATAAGTGGCCCTTTTAATGAAAATGAAGCAGTTTATTTACAGGATTTACTTGATGCATATATATTTTGGAAAGAAGATGGAAATGAGGAAGAGTTAAGAAAACTTGTAAAACCGCTTGAATACGGATTACAGTATTTAAAAAAGGTCGTTATAAAAGATAGTGCGGTTGATGCAGTTTGCCATGGTGCTCAACTTTACGCATCAGGAATATCAAAAATTGAAAAGGGAATTGGAACTGACGAATTAGTTTTAATTGAAACATTAAAAGGCGAAGCTGTTGCTGTTGGAAAACCCTTAATGAATACAAAAGACATGTTAAAAGCAGAAGAAGATGTTGTTGTAGATATTGAAAGAGTAATAATGGAAACTGGAATTTATCCAAGAATGTGGAAAAAAAGAAATAAGCAAGGTAAACCTACCCCTAAAAAAATTGATGCTGTAAAAAAAGATGTGAATAAAGGATTAAATAAAGATGAGAAGAAAGATATAAAAAAGAATCAACTAAAGATATAA
- a CDS encoding 4Fe-4S dicluster domain-containing protein, giving the protein MEIVIDENYCKGCDICIDVCPKSVYKKSEQLNKKGIYPPRPVNNNECVYCNLCVLQCPDQAIFIEAKE; this is encoded by the coding sequence GTGGAAATTGTAATCGATGAAAACTACTGTAAAGGCTGCGATATATGTATCGATGTCTGCCCAAAGTCAGTCTATAAAAAATCCGAACAGTTAAATAAAAAAGGAATTTACCCTCCAAGGCCAGTAAATAATAATGAATGCGTATACTGTAACCTCTGCGTTTTACAGTGTCCCGATCAAGCAATATTTATTGAAGCTAAAGAATAA
- the comE gene encoding sulfopyruvate decarboxylase subunit beta — protein MEFELTRYDAIKILMEYVTDEIVVCNIGIPSKELFKIKDREKNFYMLGSMGLSSSIGHGISLSIEKKVIAIDGDGSVLMNMGSLATIGKTTEKNFLLFIVDNCAYGSTGNQKTHSSCTDLYQVSKACAIDSILVINEIELRNALKKVLNERGTNVILVKARAHNENVPNITLVPTEIKHRFMNSLKKE, from the coding sequence ATGGAATTTGAACTTACAAGATATGACGCAATTAAAATTTTAATGGAATATGTAACCGATGAAATAGTCGTTTGTAACATCGGAATTCCAAGTAAAGAACTCTTTAAAATAAAGGATAGGGAAAAAAACTTCTACATGTTAGGATCGATGGGTTTGTCATCATCTATCGGACATGGAATTTCACTTTCAATAGAAAAAAAGGTAATTGCAATTGATGGTGATGGTTCAGTTTTGATGAACATGGGTTCTCTTGCAACAATTGGAAAAACGACAGAAAAAAACTTTTTACTATTTATTGTAGATAATTGTGCATACGGTTCAACTGGAAACCAAAAAACACACAGTTCATGCACTGATTTATACCAAGTTTCAAAAGCATGCGCAATTGATTCGATATTAGTTATAAATGAAATTGAGCTAAGGAACGCTTTAAAAAAAGTTTTAAACGAACGTGGCACAAATGTAATTTTAGTAAAAGCAAGGGCACACAATGAAAACGTTCCAAATATAACACTTGTTCCAACTGAAATAAAGCACAGATTTATGAATTCATTAAAAAAAGAATAA
- a CDS encoding HisA/HisF family protein — translation MEIIPVIDLKNGLAVSGKSGDRNNYFPINSIILGSSIPKDVVSIYKENGAKKVYIADLDSIMNFGNNFETINELNIFKIVDVGIKDYNDFKNVKGNFEKIILGTETLKDYELLNEKDIILSLDFKDGILLNHDLDELLSRINIETPLIILDISAVGTQNGVNIELIKNIVKKTKNPIYVGGGIKSEHDLKILNDIGVFGVLIGTTIHNGTLDLKKIIQKYGE, via the coding sequence ATGGAAATTATTCCGGTTATTGATTTAAAAAATGGTTTAGCGGTTTCTGGAAAGAGCGGAGATAGAAATAATTATTTTCCAATAAATTCAATTATATTAGGTTCTTCAATTCCAAAAGATGTAGTTTCAATTTACAAAGAAAACGGGGCAAAAAAAGTTTATATTGCGGATTTAGATTCAATAATGAACTTTGGAAATAATTTTGAAACTATTAATGAGTTAAATATCTTTAAAATTGTAGATGTTGGAATTAAAGATTATAATGATTTTAAAAATGTTAAGGGAAATTTTGAAAAAATAATTTTGGGTACAGAAACGCTAAAAGATTATGAATTATTAAATGAAAAAGATATAATTTTAAGCCTTGATTTTAAAGATGGCATACTTTTAAATCACGATTTAGATGAACTATTAAGTAGGATAAATATTGAAACACCACTTATTATTTTAGATATTTCAGCAGTTGGAACTCAAAATGGGGTAAATATTGAACTAATTAAAAATATAGTTAAAAAAACTAAAAATCCAATTTATGTTGGCGGAGGAATAAAATCTGAACACGATTTAAAAATATTAAATGATATTGGAGTTTTTGGAGTTTTAATTGGAACCACAATTCACAATGGAACGCTTGATTTAAAAAAAATCATTCAAAAATATGGGGAATAG
- a CDS encoding formylmethanofuran dehydrogenase subunit B, with the protein METFKNVVCPFCGTLCDDIEVMVDHNHVVGTRNACRIGNAKFMHFEGAVRYESPLMRENKKDEFKKVDYETATEETARLLVEAKLPLIYGWSSAECHAQQLGVLLGEKTKAILDNTASVUHGPSLLAVQDVGYPVSTLGETKNRADVVLFWGSNPMHAHPRHMSRYSVYPRGFFRDRGRKDRQVIVVDPRTTDSAKLADVHLKVEPHKDYELVSALRAALRGFKIEADQVAGVPTETIYAAVDICKGAQFGSLFFAMGVTMSRGKHRIIDNAIQLIIDLNAYTKFTLTPMRGHYNVNGFNQVSTWVTGYPYGVDFSRGYPRYNPGETASNDVLQRGETDMMINIASDAGAHFPQKAVQHMAKIPLVCIDPHETPSSVISNIIIPPAITGLEVTGTAYRMDGVPIELRKVVEAPEGVLSDAEIIKMLIKNVDKML; encoded by the coding sequence GTGGAAACATTTAAAAATGTAGTGTGTCCATTTTGTGGAACCCTTTGTGACGACATTGAAGTTATGGTGGATCACAATCACGTTGTTGGGACGAGAAATGCATGCAGAATCGGAAATGCTAAATTCATGCACTTTGAAGGGGCAGTAAGATATGAATCCCCTTTAATGAGAGAAAATAAAAAAGATGAATTTAAAAAAGTAGATTACGAAACTGCAACTGAAGAAACCGCAAGACTTCTTGTCGAAGCAAAGTTACCTCTCATCTACGGGTGGAGTTCAGCAGAATGCCATGCACAACAATTAGGTGTATTATTAGGAGAAAAGACAAAGGCAATCTTGGATAACACGGCAAGTGTTTGACACGGACCTTCACTTTTAGCAGTACAGGATGTAGGATACCCTGTTTCAACATTAGGAGAAACTAAAAACAGAGCAGACGTTGTCTTGTTCTGGGGTTCAAACCCAATGCATGCTCACCCAAGGCACATGAGCAGGTACTCCGTATACCCTAGAGGGTTTTTTAGGGACAGAGGGCGAAAAGATAGGCAAGTAATTGTTGTAGACCCTAGAACAACGGATTCAGCAAAACTTGCTGACGTTCACCTCAAAGTAGAACCTCATAAGGATTACGAACTTGTAAGTGCGTTAAGGGCTGCATTAAGAGGCTTTAAAATTGAAGCCGATCAAGTAGCTGGAGTTCCAACTGAAACAATATATGCAGCTGTAGATATCTGTAAAGGCGCTCAATTTGGTTCACTCTTCTTTGCGATGGGTGTTACAATGAGTAGAGGTAAACACAGAATTATCGACAACGCTATCCAGCTAATAATTGATTTAAACGCATACACTAAGTTTACATTAACTCCGATGAGGGGCCACTACAACGTTAACGGGTTTAACCAAGTATCTACATGGGTTACTGGATACCCTTACGGTGTAGACTTTTCAAGAGGATACCCAAGGTACAACCCTGGAGAAACAGCATCAAACGATGTTCTTCAAAGGGGGGAAACTGATATGATGATAAACATTGCATCAGATGCAGGTGCGCACTTCCCTCAAAAGGCAGTACAGCACATGGCTAAAATACCTTTAGTATGTATCGATCCTCACGAAACGCCTTCATCAGTGATTTCAAACATTATAATCCCGCCTGCAATAACGGGGTTAGAAGTAACTGGAACTGCATACAGAATGGATGGAGTTCCGATTGAACTTAGAAAAGTCGTTGAAGCTCCAGAAGGAGTACTTTCTGACGCAGAAATAATTAAGATGTTAATTAAAAACGTCGACAAAATGTTATAA